A portion of the Algisphaera agarilytica genome contains these proteins:
- a CDS encoding phosphoenolpyruvate carboxylase, whose protein sequence is MFEESDHALESLRVLMTAFDRVLESVGARPVAEHLPWQPLWRGSEAAVDPYFPAEKIEDCLQAAAIAFRLLSHAEENAVAQERRHAEVTGAKSTESGSWEQAFVKGKTHGVEPREMAEWLSAIEVEPVLTAHPTESKRQTVLEQHRQLYRHIVELENSMWTPAERADFEASIESCLERLWRTGEIYLEKPRLADERSLALYFLRDVFPDVLPWASRRVRDAWRSCGLPPELLEGSAALPKIRFGTWVGGDRDGHPGVTAEVTEETLALLRQTACDLFDDELAGLASRLSLAVGRQPVPSSLPAAIEERVEMLGKAGKKARGRNSEEPWRQWINLMRVRLKRDPEAGGYAGASDLIEDLQRLRSSLVEVGASRLAEREVDPVLVSVNCFGLHMAVLDVRQNSAFHDRALSALLQRAGVPDAETYPDWPRDKRRPMLDRELATVRPFTGERDVPEGEAHAVLQAYRALSSHAERFGTEGLGALIVSMTRNAEDLLAVYLLARDAGLLRDEAGEHWCPLEVVPLFETIDDLEAAPDILDDYLTNPLVQTSLNRQRLERGGERPVQQVMIGYSDSSKDGGIVASFWGLHRSQQAIVEVAAKHGVDIRFFHGRGGSIGRGSGPTHRFVRALPRRSASGRLRVTEQGETISQKYANRVTAAHHLEFLGAGALAARIRDHHPNSVGDGLSEVMDRLSESSRQAYRGLLEAPGFIQFFAAATPIDVIEASRIGSRPPRRSGRRTLADLRAIPWVFAWNQSRFMLPGWFGFGSAMNELATNDPDAMQRLVRAKSETDDRWPPFHYLVSNVATAWMMASPDRIRDYAALVEDPATRDPLLECIEQEYALTGKLLEHLYGSPLAEARPRIHAVLSMRDEALIPVHQCQIEMLKHWRSLVAQNKDDQAKAKLPSLLLSVNTIAAGLGVTG, encoded by the coding sequence ATGTTCGAGGAATCTGACCATGCGCTGGAGAGCCTCCGGGTTCTGATGACGGCGTTTGATCGTGTGCTGGAGAGTGTCGGGGCCCGTCCCGTGGCCGAGCACCTGCCCTGGCAGCCGTTGTGGCGCGGGTCGGAGGCGGCCGTTGACCCGTATTTCCCCGCCGAGAAGATCGAGGACTGCCTCCAGGCGGCGGCGATCGCGTTCCGTTTGCTGAGCCACGCCGAGGAAAACGCGGTCGCCCAGGAACGCCGCCACGCCGAGGTCACCGGCGCCAAGTCCACCGAGTCGGGCAGCTGGGAGCAGGCGTTCGTCAAGGGCAAGACCCACGGCGTCGAGCCGCGGGAGATGGCCGAGTGGCTGTCGGCGATCGAGGTCGAGCCGGTGCTCACCGCACACCCGACCGAGAGCAAACGCCAAACGGTGTTGGAGCAACACCGCCAGCTCTACCGCCACATCGTTGAACTCGAAAACAGCATGTGGACCCCGGCCGAACGCGCTGACTTCGAGGCCAGCATCGAGAGCTGCCTCGAGCGGCTGTGGCGGACCGGCGAGATCTACCTCGAAAAGCCGCGCCTCGCCGACGAGCGCAGCCTCGCTTTGTATTTCCTGCGTGACGTCTTCCCCGACGTGCTGCCCTGGGCCTCTCGGCGGGTGCGCGACGCCTGGCGGAGCTGCGGCCTGCCGCCCGAACTGCTCGAGGGCAGCGCGGCGTTGCCCAAGATCCGTTTCGGCACCTGGGTCGGCGGCGACCGCGACGGCCACCCGGGCGTCACCGCCGAGGTCACCGAGGAAACGCTGGCGCTGCTGCGCCAGACCGCGTGTGATCTGTTCGACGACGAACTCGCCGGGCTCGCGTCCCGCCTGAGTCTGGCGGTGGGGCGGCAACCCGTGCCGTCTTCGCTGCCCGCTGCGATCGAAGAGCGTGTCGAAATGCTGGGCAAGGCCGGCAAGAAAGCACGCGGCCGCAACTCAGAAGAGCCGTGGCGTCAGTGGATCAACCTGATGCGGGTCCGGCTGAAGCGCGACCCCGAGGCCGGCGGCTACGCGGGGGCGTCGGACCTGATCGAAGACCTCCAACGGCTGCGTTCTTCCCTGGTCGAAGTCGGGGCGAGTCGGCTGGCCGAGCGGGAAGTCGATCCCGTGCTCGTGTCGGTGAACTGCTTCGGCCTGCACATGGCGGTCCTGGACGTGCGGCAGAACAGCGCGTTCCACGACCGGGCGCTGTCCGCGTTGTTGCAGCGTGCCGGCGTGCCCGACGCCGAGACGTATCCGGACTGGCCACGCGATAAGCGTCGGCCGATGCTCGATCGGGAACTCGCCACCGTGCGGCCCTTCACCGGCGAACGGGACGTACCCGAGGGCGAAGCCCACGCGGTGCTGCAGGCGTATCGCGCGTTGTCCAGCCACGCCGAACGCTTCGGCACCGAAGGCCTGGGCGCCTTGATCGTCAGCATGACCCGCAACGCCGAAGACCTGCTGGCGGTGTATCTGCTAGCCCGCGATGCCGGCTTGCTGCGTGACGAAGCGGGGGAGCACTGGTGCCCCCTCGAAGTGGTGCCGTTGTTCGAAACCATCGACGACCTCGAAGCCGCGCCCGACATCCTCGACGACTACCTGACGAACCCACTCGTTCAGACGAGCCTGAATCGGCAACGCCTCGAGCGCGGCGGCGAACGCCCCGTGCAACAGGTCATGATCGGCTACAGCGACAGCAGCAAAGACGGCGGCATCGTCGCGAGCTTCTGGGGCCTCCACCGCTCGCAGCAGGCGATCGTGGAAGTCGCGGCCAAGCACGGCGTCGATATCCGGTTCTTCCACGGCCGGGGCGGCTCCATCGGCCGGGGATCGGGCCCGACGCACCGCTTTGTCCGCGCGCTGCCGCGTCGCAGTGCGAGTGGACGGCTTCGGGTGACCGAACAGGGCGAGACGATCTCGCAGAAGTACGCCAACCGCGTCACCGCGGCGCACCACCTCGAGTTCCTCGGCGCCGGTGCGCTGGCCGCCCGCATCCGGGACCACCACCCCAACTCTGTTGGCGACGGCCTTTCCGAAGTGATGGACCGGCTCAGCGAAAGCAGCCGGCAGGCCTACCGGGGGTTGCTCGAAGCGCCGGGCTTCATCCAGTTCTTCGCCGCGGCGACGCCCATCGATGTCATCGAGGCCAGCCGGATCGGCTCGCGTCCGCCCCGGCGCTCCGGACGCCGCACCCTGGCCGACCTGCGTGCGATCCCCTGGGTCTTTGCGTGGAACCAATCCCGCTTCATGCTGCCCGGCTGGTTCGGCTTCGGCAGCGCGATGAACGAACTGGCGACCAACGATCCGGACGCGATGCAGCGACTCGTCCGCGCCAAGAGCGAAACCGACGACCGCTGGCCGCCGTTCCACTACCTCGTCAGCAACGTGGCGACGGCGTGGATGATGGCGTCCCCCGACCGCATCCGCGACTACGCCGCCTTGGTCGAAGACCCCGCGACGCGCGACCCGCTGTTGGAATGCATCGAGCAAGAGTATGCGTTGACCGGCAAGCTGCTCGAACACCTCTACGGCTCCCCCTTGGCCGAAGCCCGCCCACGCATCCACGCGGTGCTCTCGATGCGCGACGAAGCTCTCATCCCGGTGCACCAGTGCCAGATCGAGATGTTGAAGCACTGGCGGTCGCTGGTCGCCCAGAACAAGGACGACCAGGCGAAGGCCAAGCTCCCCTCGCTCCTGCTCAGCGTCAACACCATCGCCGCGGGCCTGGGCGTGACGGGGTAG
- a CDS encoding sulfatase-like hydrolase/transferase — MFKALLLVCLMVLAGSVRADDRPNIVVIMTDDAGYSDLGSFGGEIDTPHLDRLAEQGIRLSNFYSNGRCSPTRATLLTGLDCARVGFGGGVVGDWGREMPYPAHRGRLPYNTPLLSELLKDAGYRTLMSGKWHLGGSTMKVDTKQQEVWKRYHPGWELTKEEIELDWLALPLQRGFDEYFGLYGAQDSLFFVPGQPHPMREGNKPAKLTYDRVYTMHCFSKWQQRYNVNHGKTGKAFYATDGVTDRAIEMIEDAAGDDAPPFFLYVAHRAPHKPLQAPEELVQKYLKKYADIRAVEATRHKGVQTQGLYAKHLDYKPAWINPGKEDEFRLQMALHAAMMEKVDEGVGRLMDTLEQTGELDNTLVLYFSDNGNASHLDNIFNTPYRGMKALLWEGGTKTHFIASWPNRIEPGSMSHEQVWVGDILPMCLELAGVEYPETFRGQPTETLPGRNMLSVLQGQPRPPAEAIFFNDKGQQSVIYQGRWKLLIEPGWYTQTLNRPGIAYELYDLDQDPAELNNLAEAKPKLVQKLAKMCEDWKQDMGIVEYGELLELRPGDNK, encoded by the coding sequence ATGTTTAAAGCTCTTTTATTGGTCTGCTTGATGGTCTTGGCCGGATCGGTCCGTGCCGATGACCGACCCAACATCGTGGTCATCATGACGGACGACGCCGGCTACTCCGACCTCGGCTCCTTCGGCGGAGAGATCGACACGCCCCACCTCGATCGGCTTGCCGAGCAGGGCATCCGCCTCAGCAACTTCTACTCCAACGGCCGATGCAGCCCGACGCGTGCCACGCTCCTGACGGGTCTGGATTGCGCTCGCGTCGGCTTCGGCGGCGGGGTCGTCGGTGATTGGGGGCGCGAGATGCCGTACCCCGCCCACCGCGGCCGACTGCCCTACAACACCCCGCTGCTGTCCGAACTACTCAAGGACGCCGGGTACCGCACGCTCATGTCCGGCAAGTGGCACCTGGGCGGCAGCACCATGAAGGTCGACACCAAACAGCAGGAAGTGTGGAAGCGCTACCACCCCGGCTGGGAGCTGACGAAAGAAGAGATCGAGTTGGATTGGCTGGCCCTGCCCCTGCAGCGCGGCTTCGACGAATACTTCGGGCTTTACGGTGCACAGGACAGCCTGTTCTTCGTGCCGGGCCAACCCCACCCGATGCGTGAAGGCAACAAGCCCGCCAAGCTCACCTACGACCGCGTCTACACGATGCACTGTTTTTCCAAGTGGCAGCAGCGCTACAACGTCAACCACGGCAAGACCGGCAAAGCCTTCTACGCCACCGACGGCGTCACCGACCGCGCGATCGAGATGATCGAAGACGCCGCCGGCGACGATGCACCGCCGTTCTTCTTGTACGTCGCCCACCGCGCACCCCACAAGCCGCTGCAGGCCCCCGAAGAGCTGGTTCAGAAATACCTCAAAAAGTACGCAGACATCCGCGCGGTCGAGGCAACGCGTCACAAAGGCGTGCAAACACAAGGCCTCTACGCGAAGCACCTGGATTACAAGCCCGCGTGGATCAACCCCGGCAAGGAAGATGAATTCCGCCTGCAGATGGCCCTCCACGCCGCGATGATGGAAAAGGTCGACGAAGGCGTCGGCCGGCTGATGGACACGCTCGAGCAAACCGGCGAACTCGACAACACCCTCGTCCTCTACTTTTCCGACAACGGCAACGCCTCGCACCTCGACAACATCTTCAACACCCCGTACCGCGGGATGAAGGCCTTGCTCTGGGAGGGCGGGACCAAAACCCACTTCATCGCCTCCTGGCCGAACCGTATCGAGCCGGGGTCGATGTCCCACGAACAGGTCTGGGTCGGCGACATCCTGCCGATGTGCCTGGAGCTGGCGGGGGTCGAGTACCCCGAGACGTTCCGCGGCCAACCCACCGAGACCCTCCCCGGCCGCAACATGCTTTCCGTCCTTCAGGGCCAGCCCCGCCCGCCGGCCGAAGCCATCTTCTTCAACGACAAGGGCCAGCAGAGCGTCATCTACCAGGGCCGCTGGAAGCTTCTCATCGAGCCCGGCTGGTACACCCAAACCCTCAACCGCCCGGGCATCGCCTACGAGCTTTATGACCTCGACCAGGACCCCGCCGAGCTGAACAACCTCGCCGAGGCCAAGCCGAAGCTGGTGCAGAAGCTGGCGAAGATGTGTGAAGACTGGAAGCAGGACATGGGCATCGTCGAGTACGGCGAGCTCCTCGAGCTCCGTCCCGGCGATAACAAGTAG
- a CDS encoding NAD(P)-binding domain-containing protein: MTTNPLAWYTRWLHTRWPAGTVEKLPVVQPDGSTNVPGFYIVGDLTGIPLLKFSADTGTRAVMTIANDPGFAKRTVADPAVRDIAIVGGGVSGFAAAKEAKKRDLTYELFEAAEPFSTISNFPKGKPIFTYPTDMTPAGDLQFHDKAEIKEGLLEDLHEQTLDQGITPTYARIEKITKSGGVFELHVAGGENIKAHRVIVGIGRSGNFRKLNIPGEELDKVYNRLHDPKDFCGQDILVVGGGDSAMETAIALATCGSKVTLSYRKPEFSRPKPENIEKIQALAVDPEADIDVETVDGDRVTTPSGAYLGPKPQPPGTINLMMASQPTEIRENEVVIKDAKGNEQTIPNNSVFEMIGREPPLDFFRKSGVRISGDRGAWWWTWLIVFVLFCAWIYHWKGDYNIPFGLKDKFNESFLGLNPGVFWDWVKESTGGYFSREGSLGHTLAISASGRSFYYTLAYASCVVIFGVRRIKRRKTPYIKLQTLTLMAIQVLPLFLLPEIFFPWMGHNGWFDGGIGAWFANTFFPEVSYGHGREYWRAYGFVLAWPLMAWNWFTNEPIWGWLILGFLQTFVAIPIMIRYWGKGAYCGWICSCGALAETLGDTHRHKMPHGPFWNRLNMVGQVFLWFAAAIMLFRIAGWVLPDGVDANGKTVPNFADATFKYLAKGDGLPLLNFSYMVDLMWAGVLGVGLYFHFSGRVWCRFACPLAALMHIYTRLFSRFAIIADKKKCISCNVCTSVCHQGIDIMNFANKGLPMKDVECVRCSACVQSCPTGVLSFGQIDGDNNVIAKDPAWLAASPVQMAELTINGKKSS, encoded by the coding sequence ATGACAACGAATCCACTGGCTTGGTACACCCGCTGGCTCCACACACGCTGGCCGGCGGGGACGGTGGAGAAACTGCCCGTGGTCCAGCCCGACGGCTCGACCAACGTGCCCGGGTTTTACATCGTCGGTGACCTGACCGGGATCCCGCTCCTGAAATTCTCCGCCGACACCGGCACGCGGGCGGTGATGACCATCGCCAACGACCCGGGCTTCGCCAAGCGGACGGTGGCCGACCCGGCGGTGCGCGACATCGCGATCGTCGGCGGCGGGGTGTCGGGGTTCGCCGCAGCCAAGGAAGCGAAGAAGCGCGACCTGACGTACGAGCTGTTTGAGGCGGCCGAGCCGTTCTCGACGATCTCGAACTTCCCCAAAGGCAAGCCGATCTTCACCTACCCGACCGACATGACCCCGGCGGGCGACCTGCAGTTCCACGACAAAGCCGAGATCAAGGAAGGCCTGCTCGAAGACCTGCACGAGCAAACCCTCGACCAAGGCATCACGCCGACCTACGCCCGTATCGAAAAGATCACCAAGTCCGGCGGCGTCTTCGAGCTGCACGTCGCGGGCGGCGAGAACATTAAAGCCCACCGCGTCATCGTCGGCATCGGGCGGTCGGGCAACTTCCGCAAGCTCAACATCCCCGGCGAAGAACTCGACAAGGTCTACAACCGCCTGCACGACCCCAAAGACTTCTGCGGCCAGGACATCCTTGTCGTCGGCGGCGGCGACAGCGCGATGGAAACCGCGATCGCGCTGGCGACCTGCGGCAGCAAGGTCACGCTGAGCTACCGCAAGCCCGAGTTCAGCCGGCCCAAGCCCGAGAACATCGAGAAGATCCAGGCGTTGGCGGTGGACCCCGAAGCGGACATCGATGTCGAAACCGTGGACGGCGATCGCGTGACCACGCCCTCGGGCGCCTACCTCGGTCCGAAGCCGCAGCCCCCGGGCACAATCAACCTGATGATGGCTTCGCAGCCCACAGAAATCCGTGAGAACGAAGTCGTCATCAAAGACGCCAAGGGCAACGAACAGACGATCCCCAACAACTCGGTCTTCGAGATGATCGGCCGTGAACCCCCGCTGGACTTCTTCCGCAAGTCAGGCGTGCGCATCAGCGGCGACCGCGGCGCATGGTGGTGGACGTGGCTGATCGTGTTCGTGCTGTTCTGCGCGTGGATCTACCACTGGAAGGGTGACTACAACATCCCCTTCGGCCTGAAAGATAAGTTCAACGAATCGTTCCTAGGCCTAAACCCCGGCGTGTTCTGGGACTGGGTCAAGGAATCCACCGGCGGGTACTTCAGCCGGGAAGGCTCACTCGGCCACACGCTTGCGATCAGTGCTTCGGGGCGAAGTTTCTATTACACGTTGGCGTATGCGTCCTGCGTGGTGATCTTCGGGGTGCGTCGGATCAAGCGGCGGAAGACGCCGTACATCAAGCTGCAGACTTTGACGCTGATGGCGATCCAGGTGCTGCCATTGTTCCTGTTGCCGGAGATCTTCTTCCCGTGGATGGGGCACAACGGTTGGTTTGATGGCGGCATCGGTGCGTGGTTTGCGAACACGTTCTTCCCCGAGGTGAGCTATGGGCACGGGCGTGAGTATTGGCGGGCGTATGGCTTCGTCCTCGCCTGGCCACTCATGGCGTGGAACTGGTTCACCAACGAGCCGATCTGGGGCTGGCTGATCCTGGGCTTCCTGCAGACGTTCGTCGCGATCCCGATCATGATCCGCTACTGGGGCAAGGGCGCGTACTGCGGCTGGATCTGCTCCTGCGGCGCTCTGGCGGAGACGCTCGGCGACACCCACCGCCACAAGATGCCGCACGGCCCGTTCTGGAACCGGCTGAACATGGTCGGGCAAGTCTTCCTGTGGTTTGCTGCCGCGATCATGCTGTTCCGCATCGCGGGCTGGGTCTTGCCCGACGGCGTTGACGCAAACGGAAAGACCGTGCCCAACTTCGCCGACGCCACGTTCAAGTACCTCGCCAAGGGCGACGGCCTGCCGCTGTTGAACTTCTCCTACATGGTCGACCTCATGTGGGCGGGCGTGCTGGGTGTTGGGTTGTACTTCCACTTTTCCGGGCGGGTGTGGTGCCGGTTTGCGTGTCCGCTGGCCGCGCTGATGCACATCTACACGCGGCTGTTCAGCCGGTTTGCGATCATCGCCGATAAGAAGAAGTGCATCTCGTGCAACGTGTGTACGAGCGTGTGCCACCAGGGTATCGACATCATGAACTTCGCCAACAAGGGCCTGCCGATGAAGGACGTCGAGTGCGTGCGTTGCTCGGCGTGCGTGCAGAGCTGCCCGACGGGCGTGCTGTCCTTCGGTCAGATCGACGGCGACAACAACGTGATCGCCAAAGACCCCGCGTGGTTGGCGGCGTCGCCCGTGCAGATGGCGGAGCTGACGATCAACGGGAAGAAATCCTCGTAA
- the dnaK gene encoding molecular chaperone DnaK, with product MRNHTMSKTIGIDLGTTNSVVAVMEAGSPKVLINSSGNRTTPSIVAFTDKDERLVGQPARQQQITNPKGTIFSIKRFMGRRHSEVESEQKMVPYEVVGGAEELVKVNVKGKDYTPQEISAMVLQNLKKTAEDYLGEKVEKAVITVPAYFNDSQRQATKEAGEIAGLQVDRIINEPTAAALAYGLDKKTNEKIAVFDLGGGTFDVSILDVGDGVFEVLATNGDGHLGGDDWDQALIDFLADEFKKSDGIDLRDDAMALQRLKEAAEKAKMELSNGQETTVNLPFITATNEGPKHLMISITRTKFEQLCESLFDRLRHPCETALRDAGLKAGDVDEVVLVGGSSRIPKVQALAQEIFGKEPNKSINPDEVVALGAAIQGGVLQGDVKDVLLLDVTPLSLGIETMGGVMTKLIEKNTTIPTSKKETFSTAADNQTEVTIHVLQGEREFAKDNRTLGQFNLADIPPAPRGMPQIEVEFALDANGILNVVATDKGTGKTQNIEIKGSSGLDEAEIEKMKADAEANAEADKAKRELVDLKNQAEAVVHGTNKQLEEHGDKIDAEVRGKIESAVSNVEEKLKEDDADAIKKALETLNTESMELGKAVYEATAAEGGAGAAGAAAGAAAGAAEGAGAADGDDVIDAEYEVKD from the coding sequence ATAAGGAATCACACGATGTCTAAAACCATCGGAATCGACCTGGGCACGACCAACTCCGTCGTCGCCGTTATGGAAGCCGGCAGCCCCAAGGTGCTGATCAACAGCTCGGGCAACCGCACCACCCCGTCGATCGTCGCGTTCACCGACAAGGACGAACGCCTCGTCGGCCAACCCGCACGCCAACAACAAATCACCAACCCCAAGGGCACGATCTTCTCCATCAAACGCTTCATGGGCCGTCGCCACAGCGAGGTCGAAAGCGAACAGAAGATGGTCCCCTACGAAGTCGTCGGCGGCGCCGAGGAACTCGTCAAGGTGAACGTCAAGGGCAAGGACTACACGCCGCAAGAGATCTCGGCGATGGTCCTGCAGAACCTCAAGAAGACCGCGGAAGACTACCTCGGCGAGAAGGTCGAGAAGGCCGTCATCACCGTGCCCGCCTACTTCAACGACTCGCAGCGCCAAGCCACCAAGGAAGCCGGCGAGATCGCGGGCCTGCAAGTGGACCGCATCATCAACGAGCCCACCGCCGCGGCGCTGGCCTACGGACTTGATAAGAAGACCAACGAGAAAATCGCGGTTTTCGACCTCGGCGGCGGCACGTTCGACGTGTCGATCCTCGACGTCGGCGACGGCGTGTTCGAAGTGCTCGCGACCAACGGCGACGGCCACCTCGGCGGCGACGACTGGGACCAAGCGCTCATCGACTTCCTCGCCGACGAGTTCAAGAAGTCCGACGGCATCGACCTCCGCGACGACGCGATGGCTTTGCAACGCCTCAAGGAAGCCGCCGAGAAGGCCAAGATGGAGCTGTCCAACGGCCAGGAGACCACTGTCAACCTGCCGTTCATCACCGCGACCAACGAAGGCCCCAAGCACCTGATGATCTCCATCACCCGCACCAAGTTCGAGCAGCTCTGCGAGAGCCTGTTCGACCGGCTGCGCCACCCCTGCGAGACCGCGCTGCGTGACGCCGGGCTCAAGGCCGGCGATGTCGATGAGGTCGTCCTCGTCGGCGGCTCGAGCCGTATCCCCAAGGTGCAGGCCTTGGCGCAAGAGATCTTCGGCAAGGAGCCCAACAAGTCGATCAACCCGGATGAAGTCGTGGCGCTCGGTGCCGCGATCCAGGGCGGCGTGCTACAGGGCGACGTGAAGGACGTGCTGCTGCTCGACGTGACCCCGCTGTCGCTGGGCATCGAGACCATGGGCGGCGTGATGACCAAGCTCATCGAGAAGAACACCACCATCCCCACCAGCAAGAAGGAAACCTTCTCCACGGCGGCGGACAACCAGACCGAGGTGACCATCCACGTGCTCCAGGGCGAACGCGAATTCGCCAAGGACAACCGCACGCTGGGTCAGTTCAACCTCGCCGACATCCCGCCCGCCCCGCGCGGCATGCCGCAGATCGAGGTCGAGTTCGCCCTCGACGCCAACGGCATCCTCAACGTGGTCGCCACCGACAAGGGCACCGGCAAGACGCAGAACATCGAGATCAAGGGCTCGTCGGGCCTCGACGAAGCCGAGATCGAGAAGATGAAAGCCGACGCCGAAGCCAACGCCGAGGCCGACAAGGCCAAGCGTGAGCTGGTCGACCTGAAGAACCAGGCCGAGGCCGTCGTGCACGGCACCAACAAGCAGCTCGAAGAGCACGGCGACAAGATCGACGCCGAGGTCCGCGGCAAGATCGAGTCGGCCGTGTCCAACGTCGAAGAGAAGCTCAAGGAAGACGACGCCGACGCCATCAAGAAGGCGCTCGAGACGCTCAACACCGAGAGCATGGAGCTCGGCAAGGCCGTGTATGAAGCGACCGCCGCCGAAGGCGGAGCCGGTGCGGCAGGTGCTGCAGCCGGAGCGGCCGCGGGTGCCGCCGAAGGTGCCGGTGCCGCGGACGGCGACGACGTGATCGACGCCGAGTACGAAGTCAAAGACTGA
- a CDS encoding HU family DNA-binding protein, giving the protein MAKKKVTKKKAAAKKPPTKSEVYAAVADATDLPKKKVAEVMDALAAEMAKSLKKNGVFSLVGLAKMTVVKKPAVKGGKLVRNPFTGEMVPQKPKPASKNVRIRPMKALKDMIN; this is encoded by the coding sequence ATGGCTAAGAAGAAAGTAACCAAGAAGAAAGCCGCCGCGAAGAAGCCCCCGACGAAGAGCGAAGTCTACGCCGCCGTCGCCGACGCCACCGACCTGCCCAAGAAGAAGGTCGCCGAAGTGATGGACGCCCTGGCCGCCGAGATGGCCAAGAGCCTGAAGAAGAACGGCGTGTTCAGCCTCGTCGGTCTGGCCAAGATGACCGTCGTCAAGAAGCCCGCCGTCAAGGGCGGCAAACTCGTCCGCAACCCGTTCACCGGCGAAATGGTGCCCCAGAAGCCCAAGCCCGCCAGCAAGAACGTCCGTATCCGCCCCATGAAGGCGCTCAAGGACATGATCAACTAA
- a CDS encoding aspartate aminotransferase family protein: protein MTTTTPPTDSTQAIIDRHDTFMSINYGRYPIAIAEGQGCTLRDTDGKTYLDLFAGFGAPVLGHCHPDLVDAVTEQAKKLWHVGNLFHTEPQTRAAQAISELGFGGRSFFCHSGADANESAIKLARLYGKANRGKSTGEFGRYKVISCTKSFHGRSFATMGATANPKVREGFGPFLPGYANVAYNDIDAVKAELDDDTVAIIAEPIQGEGGVNVPDPDYFKQLRALCDEHDLLLICDEVWTGCGRTGKVFAYQHWGIEPDIMTLGKGVGGGLAVGVMCAQPRVAELYNAKTQGGVKHATTLGGNCLSMAVTARIFEVLQRDSLVEQAEALGNAAMERLRAFAQSNTAVKDVRGRGLFIGIELDPSADGAWFGSATDVVNRCLEQGLMINGTQGDTLRIAPPVTITSDELDRGLDQLEQVIAG, encoded by the coding sequence GTGACCACCACCACGCCCCCCACCGATTCCACCCAGGCCATCATCGATCGGCACGACACCTTCATGTCGATCAACTACGGCCGGTACCCCATCGCCATTGCCGAAGGCCAGGGCTGCACGCTCCGCGACACGGATGGCAAGACCTACCTCGACCTGTTCGCCGGGTTCGGTGCGCCGGTGCTCGGCCACTGCCACCCCGATCTCGTGGATGCCGTCACCGAGCAAGCCAAGAAGCTCTGGCACGTCGGCAACCTGTTCCACACCGAACCACAGACCCGCGCCGCGCAAGCGATCAGCGAGCTCGGCTTCGGCGGGCGGTCGTTCTTCTGCCACAGCGGCGCGGACGCCAACGAGTCGGCCATCAAACTCGCACGTCTCTACGGCAAAGCAAACCGCGGCAAGTCCACCGGCGAGTTCGGCCGGTACAAAGTGATCTCCTGCACCAAAAGCTTCCACGGCCGATCGTTCGCCACCATGGGCGCGACCGCCAACCCGAAAGTCCGCGAAGGCTTCGGCCCGTTCCTGCCCGGCTACGCCAACGTCGCCTACAACGACATCGACGCCGTTAAAGCCGAGTTGGATGACGACACCGTCGCCATCATCGCCGAGCCTATCCAGGGCGAGGGCGGCGTGAACGTGCCCGACCCCGACTACTTCAAACAGCTCCGCGCCCTCTGCGACGAGCACGACTTGCTGCTGATCTGTGACGAGGTCTGGACCGGCTGCGGCCGAACGGGCAAGGTGTTTGCCTACCAGCACTGGGGCATCGAGCCCGACATCATGACGCTGGGCAAGGGCGTTGGCGGCGGGCTCGCGGTCGGCGTGATGTGTGCTCAGCCGCGCGTCGCCGAGCTGTACAACGCCAAGACCCAGGGCGGCGTGAAACACGCCACCACCCTCGGCGGCAACTGCCTGTCCATGGCCGTTACCGCCCGCATCTTCGAGGTGTTGCAGCGTGACAGCCTTGTGGAGCAGGCCGAGGCGCTCGGCAACGCCGCGATGGAGCGGCTGCGTGCGTTCGCCCAGTCCAACACAGCGGTGAAAGACGTGCGTGGCCGTGGATTGTTCATCGGTATCGAACTCGATCCCTCGGCCGACGGTGCCTGGTTCGGCAGCGCCACGGACGTGGTCAACCGCTGCCTCGAGCAGGGCCTGATGATCAACGGCACGCAAGGCGATACCCTGCGAATCGCCCCGCCGGTGACGATCACCTCGGATGAACTGGATCGCGGGCTGGATCAACTCGAACAGGTCATCGCGGGATGA